Proteins from one Methanococcus maripaludis C5 genomic window:
- a CDS encoding GTP cyclohydrolase III: MIQITVVQIDNYGPWTVTPNPRRESDLQALQSRLYCDMNLQFGAHRGLAFYTRFDNIIAITNGIDLETHKRIQNSVKNRYPFTVSMAVASAETAYGAQKLATKTIQEYGSAQDDVRKEVLDVANEFVSNGYVQLAHVDINDITGKLTDLETAYDTYLSVQKTKLKLMEELKKYDSLGFFIGGDNFMCPCNGMSEKDFLCMFEDIKESCGIELKAGIGIGKTAEDASDLADIGLEVIREGKTDFQVYTLKQDVEERKDVTYNYMCPI, translated from the coding sequence ATGATTCAAATAACCGTTGTACAAATTGATAATTACGGCCCATGGACAGTTACCCCCAATCCAAGAAGAGAAAGTGACCTACAGGCACTTCAATCAAGACTTTACTGCGACATGAATTTGCAGTTTGGAGCACATAGAGGTCTTGCGTTTTACACAAGATTTGACAATATAATAGCAATCACAAACGGAATTGATTTAGAAACTCACAAAAGAATTCAAAATAGTGTGAAGAACAGGTATCCTTTTACCGTCAGTATGGCAGTAGCTTCTGCAGAAACGGCATATGGGGCTCAAAAACTGGCAACAAAAACGATTCAGGAGTACGGCAGTGCACAAGACGATGTTAGAAAAGAAGTCTTGGACGTAGCTAATGAATTTGTATCAAATGGTTATGTGCAGCTTGCACACGTTGACATAAACGATATAACTGGAAAATTAACTGATTTAGAAACGGCATATGATACATATCTTTCAGTACAAAAGACAAAACTTAAATTAATGGAAGAACTCAAAAAATACGATTCACTGGGCTTTTTCATTGGTGGAGACAACTTCATGTGTCCATGTAATGGAATGAGCGAAAAAGATTTCCTTTGCATGTTTGAAGACATAAAAGAATCATGTGGAATTGAATTGAAAGCAGGAATTGGTATTGGAAAAACTGCTGAAGATGCATCAGATCTTGCAGATATCGGTTTAGAAGTTATTCGGGAAGGAAAAACTGATTTCCAAGTTTATACTTTGAAACAGGACGTCGAAGAACGAAAAGATGTAACTTACAACTACATGTGCCCAATTTAA
- a CDS encoding MJ0144 family RNA dihydrouridine synthase-like protein, whose product MKKLDKIYNLSKKIVLAPMAGITDGDFCLNYKDTFGIVCLGAFNLDFDTDVASKKIQDRGRKEFIYGLDEMDKKINSEIKKAKTGNSLVSVNIRFNDFSKAKSHILEISKNADILELNCHCRQQEITDLNLGQNLLKNEAKLTDFLKNIRELNLKIPIFLKLRANFLTAEELIELLKKIREYFDGIHIDCFNPRKNYADLEYLKKIRESFPEKIIIGNNSVNSVESAKEMLKYADFVSVARCVLANKINWIKKLEF is encoded by the coding sequence ATGAAAAAATTAGATAAAATTTACAACTTATCCAAAAAAATAGTCCTTGCTCCAATGGCAGGGATTACTGATGGCGATTTTTGTTTGAATTACAAAGACACTTTTGGAATTGTATGTCTTGGCGCATTTAATTTAGATTTTGATACAGATGTAGCAAGCAAAAAAATTCAGGATCGCGGAAGAAAAGAATTTATTTATGGTTTAGATGAAATGGATAAAAAAATAAATTCTGAAATTAAAAAAGCGAAGACTGGTAATTCTTTAGTTTCTGTAAACATTCGTTTTAATGATTTTTCCAAAGCAAAATCTCATATCCTCGAAATTTCAAAAAATGCAGATATTTTAGAATTAAACTGCCACTGTAGACAACAAGAAATAACCGATCTGAACCTCGGACAAAATTTACTTAAAAATGAAGCTAAATTAACCGATTTTTTAAAAAATATTCGAGAATTAAATTTAAAAATTCCTATTTTTTTAAAATTGCGGGCTAATTTTTTAACTGCCGAAGAATTAATAGAATTGCTCAAAAAAATTCGAGAATATTTTGATGGAATTCATATTGATTGTTTTAATCCTAGAAAAAATTACGCTGATTTAGAGTATTTAAAAAAAATTCGAGAAAGTTTCCCTGAAAAAATAATAATTGGTAACAATTCAGTCAATTCCGTTGAAAGTGCAAAAGAAATGTTGAAATATGCAGATTTTGTGTCTGTAGCAAGATGCGTACTAGCAAACAAGATAAATTGGATTAAAAAATTAGAATTTTAA
- a CDS encoding CBS domain-containing protein, whose amino-acid sequence MKKIKEIVIKDIMSSDVVSVAPESGVIDSFEALLKNKISCLPVVNENNEIIGIVTTTDIGYNLIIDKYTLETTIADVMTKTVVTIGEDESAADALKKMDLHGDGREIINQLPVVNSENKLVGILSDGDIIRAISKLC is encoded by the coding sequence ATGAAAAAAATCAAAGAAATAGTAATTAAAGACATTATGAGCAGTGACGTAGTTTCAGTTGCACCAGAATCAGGAGTAATTGATTCATTTGAAGCCCTTTTAAAAAATAAAATAAGCTGTCTGCCTGTTGTAAACGAAAACAATGAAATAATAGGTATTGTAACGACTACAGACATAGGATACAATTTAATAATCGATAAATACACTTTAGAAACCACAATAGCAGATGTTATGACCAAAACTGTTGTAACAATTGGCGAAGACGAATCTGCGGCTGACGCTTTGAAAAAAATGGATCTTCACGGAGATGGAAGAGAAATCATAAACCAGTTACCTGTAGTTAACAGTGAAAACAAATTGGTAGGAATCCTTTCAGATGGAGATATTATTAGGGCAATTTCAAAACTCTGTTAA
- a CDS encoding DUF1611 domain-containing protein, translating into MKRANLSHQDKVANGIRLFGNILIDDLNYDTFIWTKEILGPDDIEVWKKTIEEEIKKGKNIYNMARLCRVGKIDYLKELALKHNIEYYDSSNPKKYDELQTYAKSGLDGIDTKVMTIMGTSRQSGKFTTCMILKKELEKRIKLGIVGTEPQSLICGIDEMVIPQTIETCHCASTVFGAVKKLDTKDRDLIIISSQTGIFADTLEVGTGRGGGLISIAVLFGSKPDFTILASDTLDLEVIKKNISAIELLSGKPVIAVTLNSKYMDEERLEESIEKLSKELDLPVVDVLKGINLDKLLNEILLKLKN; encoded by the coding sequence ATGAAACGGGCAAATCTATCTCATCAGGATAAGGTGGCCAATGGGATCCGGCTTTTTGGAAATATCCTGATAGATGACTTAAATTACGATACATTCATATGGACTAAAGAAATACTTGGCCCAGATGATATAGAAGTTTGGAAAAAGACGATCGAAGAAGAAATTAAGAAGGGAAAAAATATTTACAACATGGCAAGGCTTTGTAGAGTAGGAAAAATTGATTATTTAAAAGAATTAGCTTTAAAACATAATATTGAATACTACGATTCATCAAATCCTAAAAAATACGATGAACTACAAACTTATGCAAAAAGCGGACTCGACGGAATCGATACAAAAGTAATGACAATCATGGGAACCAGCAGGCAGTCTGGAAAATTCACAACGTGTATGATTTTGAAAAAGGAACTCGAAAAAAGAATTAAGCTTGGAATTGTTGGAACAGAACCGCAATCTTTAATCTGCGGAATCGATGAAATGGTAATTCCGCAAACTATAGAAACATGTCACTGTGCATCAACTGTATTTGGTGCAGTAAAAAAGCTTGATACAAAAGATAGGGACTTAATTATTATATCAAGCCAGACTGGAATATTTGCAGATACGTTAGAAGTTGGAACTGGAAGAGGCGGCGGTTTAATCAGTATCGCAGTGTTATTTGGATCAAAACCTGATTTTACGATTTTAGCATCCGATACTCTAGATTTGGAAGTTATAAAGAAGAATATTTCTGCAATAGAACTTTTGAGTGGAAAACCTGTAATTGCAGTTACATTAAACTCAAAATACATGGATGAAGAAAGATTGGAAGAATCAATCGAAAAACTATCAAAAGAGTTGGATTTACCTGTAGTTGATGTTTTAAAGGGAATAAATCTTGATAAATTACTGAACGAAATTCTTCTGAAATTAAAAAATTAA
- a CDS encoding MJ1255/VC2487 family glycosyltransferase — MKILISICGEGFGHTTRCIAIGNELSKNHEVKYAAYGKSKDFVEMSGGDVFETYPEIRLSGKDGKFDVKKSIFNNDYHPARAIKKEVEIIKDYDPDLVISDCKYSSVVASKVFKKPYYIITNQNCTKTDKKEKYIVYPVMEILNVINKSAEKVIIPDFPLPYTVCEYNLKLLENLSFIGPLIRYDVVPEEIADEGYILCVIGGFEYRYKILELLNKISAKKGLKVKMVCGSYDVAEKLEKIKSKNVEIIPITTNMDELIKKCSFVVCHGGHSTLMEATCFGKPIITVPDLDHPEQENNAKKIADMGCGIALSYREVDNNLEEAIEKMSSTTKYLENSKKLMNFYLKNSGTDKVMDIVENGL; from the coding sequence ATGAAAATACTTATTTCCATATGTGGTGAAGGATTTGGGCACACTACCCGTTGCATTGCTATTGGAAATGAATTATCCAAGAATCACGAAGTTAAATATGCAGCATACGGTAAAAGCAAAGACTTTGTGGAAATGTCTGGTGGAGATGTTTTTGAAACTTATCCTGAAATCAGGCTTTCTGGAAAAGATGGTAAGTTTGACGTCAAAAAGAGCATATTTAATAACGATTATCACCCTGCAAGAGCAATAAAAAAAGAAGTTGAAATAATAAAAGATTATGATCCGGATTTAGTTATTTCAGACTGTAAATACAGTTCAGTTGTTGCGTCAAAGGTTTTTAAAAAGCCATATTATATTATAACCAATCAAAACTGTACCAAAACGGATAAAAAGGAAAAATATATCGTTTATCCCGTAATGGAGATATTAAATGTCATAAACAAATCTGCAGAAAAAGTTATAATTCCAGATTTCCCCCTTCCATATACCGTATGCGAATATAACTTAAAACTCCTAGAAAACCTTTCATTTATCGGCCCTTTAATTCGATATGATGTAGTTCCCGAAGAAATTGCGGATGAAGGTTATATTTTATGTGTCATAGGCGGATTTGAATATCGATACAAAATTTTGGAGCTTTTAAACAAGATTTCCGCTAAAAAAGGATTAAAAGTAAAGATGGTTTGCGGAAGCTACGACGTTGCAGAAAAACTTGAAAAAATAAAATCCAAAAATGTTGAAATAATCCCTATAACAACAAACATGGATGAATTGATAAAAAAATGTTCTTTTGTGGTATGTCATGGTGGACATTCAACATTGATGGAAGCGACATGTTTTGGAAAACCAATAATAACAGTTCCTGATCTCGATCACCCTGAGCAGGAAAACAATGCGAAAAAAATAGCTGACATGGGTTGTGGAATTGCATTATCTTACCGAGAGGTTGATAATAATTTAGAAGAAGCAATTGAAAAAATGTCTTCAACTACGAAATATCTTGAAAATTCTAAAAAGTTAATGAATTTCTACCTTAAAAATAGCGGAACCGATAAGGTCATGGATATTGTAGAAAATGGACTTTAA
- a CDS encoding GMC oxidoreductase encodes MEDFIVIGSGVGGSTVFKELKQAFPDQKIRLLESGSNPAYVSEGENIEVIYANSFGGTGVYSVANAVRIDVKELGISKNDSMYGDIEKELSVSDVPDNYLGENSKKLLEMGFSKTPKFIDFKLCKNCGLCAHEPCDAKWIPCDFLREYNDDIVTDTVVMKLAKHNGTFSILALDKKSGEIKLYNSKQVIVSAGAINSPRILKTILNNEEVGKNLYIDTFVTVGGILKGSKLKSEVSMAVNKKYDDFILATHYSELLHKRISEVEDVNKNDIFSLMVKIKDENTGEVFENSVKKEMSTNDTKILCEGVSKASKYLYELGIENIYSTVPRGSHPGGTCAIGKVVNNNLETEIEGLYVCDASVIPKAPGAPPILGIMAISKKFVENLKK; translated from the coding sequence ATGGAAGACTTTATTGTAATTGGTTCTGGAGTTGGGGGAAGTACAGTATTTAAGGAGTTAAAACAGGCGTTTCCGGATCAAAAAATAAGGTTACTTGAAAGCGGAAGTAATCCTGCTTACGTTTCTGAAGGAGAAAATATTGAAGTAATCTATGCCAACTCATTTGGTGGGACAGGCGTTTATTCTGTCGCAAATGCAGTTCGAATTGATGTAAAAGAACTTGGAATTTCAAAAAATGATTCTATGTATGGGGATATTGAAAAAGAGCTGTCAGTTTCAGACGTTCCCGATAATTACTTAGGGGAAAATTCAAAAAAACTTTTAGAAATGGGTTTTTCGAAAACTCCAAAATTTATCGACTTTAAACTCTGTAAAAACTGCGGGCTCTGTGCACACGAACCCTGTGATGCCAAATGGATACCCTGCGATTTTTTAAGAGAATATAACGACGATATAGTGACAGATACGGTTGTAATGAAACTTGCAAAGCATAATGGAACGTTTTCTATTCTTGCACTCGATAAAAAAAGTGGTGAAATTAAACTTTACAACTCAAAACAAGTTATTGTGTCTGCTGGAGCCATAAATTCACCCAGAATTTTAAAAACTATCCTAAATAACGAAGAAGTTGGTAAAAATTTATATATCGATACGTTTGTAACCGTTGGAGGAATTTTAAAAGGTTCAAAGTTAAAATCAGAAGTTTCAATGGCAGTTAATAAAAAATACGACGATTTTATACTTGCAACCCATTATTCAGAATTACTCCACAAAAGGATTTCAGAAGTTGAAGATGTAAATAAAAACGATATATTCAGCCTTATGGTTAAAATCAAAGATGAAAATACCGGAGAAGTATTTGAAAATAGCGTAAAAAAAGAAATGTCAACGAATGATACAAAAATACTGTGTGAAGGCGTTTCTAAAGCTTCAAAATATCTCTATGAATTAGGAATTGAAAATATATATTCAACAGTTCCAAGAGGGTCTCACCCCGGAGGAACGTGTGCAATTGGAAAAGTTGTTAATAATAACTTAGAAACTGAAATTGAAGGGTTATACGTGTGTGATGCATCAGTAATTCCAAAAGCACCTGGTGCTCCACCAATTTTAGGAATTATGGCAATTTCAAAGAAATTTGTCGAAAATTTGAAAAAATAG
- a CDS encoding MarR family transcriptional regulator — protein sequence MSKPISTNYRIYLLITLIFCSISAVDSYRFNEYSVQYTIDQNDNFYETIDLEIYNNNSDDLYDISYSIPQETSNLTFNSSNGIDSYSITTDDEGVTEVIVSLAEPIGPWQSGDLIISFTGQVSDLSGKKQVYIIVPAHDSDFKLSVQLPEGAAIVSPVKDVLSISPKDYAVGTNGKSIFVEWEKELTSEEKYFEVTINYVLTSAIATITTWESNEELYRAVSTVLGVLVVALIFFIYRNYNKVKMINELQNEIIGLNKGLEISQLNLQNKTKEIRRLEELNEHVLKELDLSKNTLKEYELKITELKENIIQFKSQIENYVKLKEELNSKNIEIKNLMSYKKLSEELNSKIAELNEVLKEKEGYILELMDRIGDYESHKSETLMNILTDEEKGLIELIREHGSISQKEIVDITGLTKPKVSRTISDLEQRGIVRKVKIGRINKIALSEDLDGSI from the coding sequence ATGTCAAAGCCAATTTCAACTAATTACAGAATATATTTGCTAATTACTTTAATTTTTTGTTCGATAAGTGCTGTTGATTCATATCGTTTTAATGAGTATTCCGTTCAATATACTATCGATCAAAACGATAATTTTTACGAAACAATAGATTTGGAAATTTACAACAACAATTCCGATGATTTATATGATATTAGCTATAGTATTCCTCAAGAAACTTCAAATCTGACTTTTAATTCTTCTAACGGGATCGACTCTTATTCAATAACTACCGATGATGAGGGCGTAACTGAAGTTATTGTAAGCTTGGCTGAACCAATAGGCCCATGGCAAAGCGGGGATTTAATAATTAGTTTTACAGGACAGGTTTCAGATCTTAGTGGAAAAAAACAGGTATATATTATAGTTCCCGCACATGATTCAGACTTTAAACTATCTGTGCAACTTCCAGAAGGGGCTGCAATTGTGTCTCCTGTAAAAGATGTTCTAAGTATAAGCCCTAAGGATTATGCTGTCGGAACGAACGGTAAAAGTATTTTTGTTGAATGGGAAAAAGAATTAACTTCTGAAGAGAAATATTTTGAGGTTACAATAAACTATGTACTGACAAGTGCAATTGCTACAATAACTACCTGGGAAAGTAACGAAGAGTTATACCGTGCAGTAAGTACTGTTTTAGGGGTACTCGTAGTTGCATTAATATTTTTTATATATCGAAATTATAACAAGGTAAAAATGATAAATGAACTCCAAAACGAGATAATTGGATTAAATAAGGGGCTAGAAATATCGCAGCTTAATTTACAAAATAAAACCAAGGAAATTAGGAGATTGGAAGAATTAAATGAACATGTTTTAAAAGAACTGGATTTATCAAAGAATACCTTGAAAGAATACGAATTAAAAATTACTGAATTAAAAGAGAACATAATTCAGTTTAAATCTCAGATTGAAAATTATGTTAAGCTAAAAGAAGAATTAAATTCAAAAAATATCGAAATTAAAAATTTAATGTCTTACAAAAAATTATCCGAAGAATTAAATTCAAAAATTGCTGAATTAAATGAAGTTTTAAAAGAAAAAGAAGGGTATATCTTAGAATTAATGGATAGAATTGGCGATTATGAATCCCATAAAAGTGAAACACTAATGAATATTTTAACTGATGAAGAAAAAGGATTAATTGAATTAATTAGGGAACATGGATCTATTTCTCAGAAAGAAATTGTTGATATAACAGGACTTACTAAACCTAAAGTTTCGAGGACGATTTCCGATCTAGAGCAGAGAGGAATTGTTAGGAAAGTAAAAATAGGAAGAATTAACAAAATTGCCCTTTCAGAAGATTTAGATGGTTCAATTTAA
- a CDS encoding ribose-phosphate diphosphokinase, which translates to MIIIPGPTSQNLAKEVAKLTNSELARVESKQFPDGEIYVRVHSELKGKDAVIIQTQNTQNNAIVEAILMCEALREEGVKSITLVAPYLAYARQDKKFNAGEPISIKALAKVYSSICDRIITINPHETHIEEFFDIPFIYGDAIPKLAEHAGVKLVKPLVLSPDKGAVALAKRAAEELNCECDYLEKTRISPTEIKIAPKNLDVSGKDVLIVDDIISTGGTMATAISMLIEQGARTVIAACVHPVLIGDAINKLHVGGASEIVGTNTYPSEVSKVCVSTIIADILNGE; encoded by the coding sequence ATGATTATTATTCCTGGCCCAACTTCGCAAAATCTGGCCAAAGAAGTTGCAAAACTCACAAATTCGGAACTTGCAAGGGTGGAATCAAAGCAGTTTCCAGATGGCGAAATCTATGTTAGGGTCCATAGTGAACTTAAAGGAAAAGACGCAGTCATAATTCAGACCCAAAACACGCAAAACAACGCAATTGTCGAAGCAATTTTAATGTGCGAAGCTTTAAGGGAAGAGGGCGTAAAAAGCATAACTTTAGTCGCACCTTACCTCGCATATGCAAGACAGGATAAAAAGTTCAATGCAGGGGAGCCAATTAGCATAAAAGCACTCGCAAAAGTATATTCGAGCATTTGTGACAGAATTATCACGATAAACCCTCACGAAACACATATCGAAGAGTTTTTCGATATACCATTTATTTACGGGGACGCAATACCAAAATTAGCAGAACACGCAGGAGTAAAACTTGTAAAACCGCTTGTACTTTCGCCTGATAAAGGGGCAGTTGCACTTGCAAAAAGAGCAGCTGAAGAATTAAACTGTGAATGCGATTATTTGGAAAAAACAAGAATTTCTCCAACAGAAATTAAAATTGCACCAAAAAATCTCGATGTATCTGGAAAAGACGTTTTAATTGTTGACGACATCATCTCAACTGGTGGAACGATGGCAACAGCAATTTCAATGTTAATTGAACAGGGTGCAAGAACAGTTATTGCAGCATGCGTTCACCCAGTATTAATTGGCGATGCAATAAATAAACTCCACGTTGGCGGAGCTTCTGAGATCGTTGGAACAAATACGTACCCTTCAGAAGTTTCAAAAGTATGCGTTTCAACAATAATTGCAGACATTTTAAACGGAGAATAA
- the comD gene encoding sulfopyruvate decarboxylase subunit alpha gives MNASEAVYKAILDSGVDFVTSVPCANLKTVLNYLNDDKDIQHIPVTREEEGIGVCTGAYLGGRKTALLMQNSGLGNSINAIGSLVKVYKIPILIIISHRGDLKEKISAQIPMGQWTKKLLETVEIPYFNPKTPDEAYKLIKDASELSINMEYPVAILLDALYWEHDK, from the coding sequence ATGAATGCAAGTGAAGCTGTTTATAAAGCAATACTAGATTCAGGGGTTGATTTTGTAACGAGTGTTCCTTGTGCAAATTTAAAAACTGTTTTAAATTATCTAAATGATGACAAAGATATTCAACACATCCCCGTAACTCGTGAAGAGGAGGGAATTGGTGTTTGTACTGGAGCTTATCTTGGGGGCAGAAAAACTGCACTTTTGATGCAGAATTCTGGCTTAGGAAACTCCATAAATGCGATAGGTTCGTTAGTTAAAGTTTATAAAATCCCTATTTTAATTATAATAAGCCATAGGGGGGATTTAAAGGAAAAAATTTCTGCACAAATTCCAATGGGCCAGTGGACCAAAAAATTGCTTGAAACAGTTGAAATTCCATATTTCAATCCAAAAACTCCAGATGAAGCTTATAAATTAATAAAAGATGCTTCAGAACTTTCAATAAACATGGAATATCCTGTAGCAATACTTCTCGATGCACTTTACTGGGAACATGACAAATAA
- the cofD gene encoding 2-phospho-L-lactate transferase has translation MNITILSGGTGTPKLIQGFKEIIPNEDISVIVNTGEDTYIGDIYLSPDIDTVLYTFSDLINDETWYGLKGDTFICHEQLKKFGFDEVLKIGDKDRALKMHKASSLKNGVPMSEIVDIERKSLSLKSKIYPMSNERVESKVLIEENNEKILLKFHDFWIFRKGNAKVLDIFYENSNYAKAADGVIKAIEESDFILIGPSNPITSIGPILSISEIKNALKEKLVFAVSPIVGENPVSGPAGTLMNAKGYPVSAVGVYEYYKDIVDVLVLDNSDINKKKDINCEVLYANTIMKTIDDKITLARNILDYYKSR, from the coding sequence ATGAACATAACCATTCTTTCAGGCGGAACAGGTACACCAAAATTGATTCAGGGTTTTAAAGAAATCATTCCAAATGAGGATATTTCAGTTATAGTAAATACTGGTGAAGATACGTATATTGGAGACATTTACCTCTCCCCCGACATTGATACTGTTTTATACACGTTTTCTGATTTAATAAACGATGAAACCTGGTATGGGTTAAAAGGGGATACTTTTATATGTCACGAACAGCTCAAAAAGTTTGGATTTGATGAAGTTTTGAAAATAGGGGATAAAGATAGGGCTTTAAAGATGCACAAAGCTTCTTCTTTAAAAAATGGAGTTCCAATGTCTGAAATTGTTGATATCGAGCGAAAATCTTTATCTTTAAAATCAAAAATTTATCCAATGTCAAATGAACGAGTGGAATCCAAAGTTTTAATCGAAGAAAACAATGAAAAAATCCTTTTGAAGTTTCACGATTTTTGGATTTTTAGAAAAGGCAATGCAAAAGTTTTGGATATTTTCTACGAAAACTCAAATTATGCAAAAGCGGCAGATGGGGTCATAAAAGCAATTGAAGAAAGTGACTTTATTTTAATTGGTCCATCAAACCCGATAACATCAATTGGCCCGATTTTGAGTATTTCTGAAATAAAAAATGCGCTGAAAGAAAAGCTGGTTTTTGCAGTTTCGCCAATTGTTGGTGAAAATCCAGTAAGTGGGCCTGCAGGAACGCTTATGAATGCAAAAGGATATCCTGTAAGTGCAGTTGGAGTTTATGAATATTATAAAGATATTGTAGACGTTCTTGTTCTAGACAATAGTGATATCAATAAAAAGAAAGATATAAATTGTGAAGTTTTATATGCTAATACGATAATGAAGACTATTGATGATAAAATAACTCTCGCAAGAAATATTCTTGACTATTATAAATCCCGATAA
- a CDS encoding tRNA (N(6)-L-threonylcarbamoyladenosine(37)-C(2))-methylthiotransferase, whose protein sequence is MKIYIEGYGCTLNTADTEIIKNSVNEFEDFELTDNVDDSDIIVINTCIVRQETEHRMISRIEYFKSLDKKVVVAGCMAKALPKKIKTLADVLVMPREAQYSGKILKDNLLKGCSEKNGKSNENLNFEDQLNEKIKKVSSQGLITALPICEGCLGSCTYCIVKRARGNLASYDRDLIVKKAEELVKTGTKCLLVTAQDTACYGLDNNDSLPNLINDISEIPEKFAMRIGMMHAKFAEPILDELIESFKSKKVVKFLHLPIQSGDDQVLKDMNRNYTVDEYISVLNEFKSKIKNLNFTTDVIVGFPTETEEAFENTLEIVKKIKPDFTHAAKYSQRKYTKAAILKQVDTKIRKERSEILNELRRELSYENNTRHIGETFEILVTKSNMGVTDNCKNVIFEEPAKIGEFRRVKVTGAKTFGLSGKLLN, encoded by the coding sequence TTGAAAATTTACATTGAAGGATATGGCTGCACTTTGAACACTGCAGACACGGAAATAATAAAAAATTCAGTTAATGAATTTGAAGATTTTGAATTGACCGATAATGTGGACGATTCCGACATAATTGTCATAAATACCTGTATTGTCAGGCAGGAAACCGAACACAGAATGATTTCACGAATAGAATATTTCAAATCATTGGATAAAAAAGTTGTCGTAGCAGGATGCATGGCAAAGGCACTACCTAAAAAGATTAAAACTCTTGCAGATGTTCTGGTAATGCCAAGAGAAGCACAGTATTCTGGAAAAATTCTGAAAGATAACCTTTTAAAAGGATGCTCTGAAAAAAATGGAAAATCTAATGAAAATTTAAATTTTGAAGATCAATTAAATGAAAAAATCAAAAAAGTAAGTTCACAAGGTTTAATTACTGCACTTCCAATATGCGAAGGATGCCTTGGAAGCTGTACTTACTGTATTGTAAAACGTGCAAGGGGAAATTTAGCGTCATACGATCGAGATTTAATTGTTAAAAAGGCAGAAGAACTTGTAAAAACAGGTACGAAATGTTTACTTGTAACGGCTCAAGATACAGCATGCTATGGACTTGATAATAACGACAGCCTTCCAAATTTAATAAATGATATTTCAGAAATTCCTGAAAAATTTGCAATGAGAATTGGAATGATGCACGCAAAATTTGCAGAACCGATACTTGATGAATTAATTGAATCATTTAAATCCAAAAAGGTTGTAAAATTCCTTCATCTTCCAATTCAAAGTGGTGACGACCAGGTTTTAAAAGATATGAATAGAAACTACACGGTTGACGAATATATTTCTGTATTAAATGAATTTAAGTCAAAAATTAAGAATTTAAACTTTACAACTGATGTAATCGTTGGATTCCCAACTGAAACTGAAGAAGCATTTGAAAATACCCTTGAAATTGTAAAAAAGATAAAACCTGATTTTACTCACGCTGCAAAATATTCACAGAGGAAATACACAAAAGCAGCAATTTTAAAACAGGTCGATACAAAAATAAGGAAAGAAAGGTCTGAAATTTTAAATGAACTCCGGCGAGAGTTAAGCTACGAAAATAATACGCGACATATTGGTGAAACTTTCGAAATACTTGTAACTAAAAGTAATATGGGAGTTACTGACAATTGCAAAAACGTGATTTTCGAAGAACCTGCAAAAATTGGTGAATTTAGGCGAGTTAAAGTGACTGGTGCGAAGACTTTCGGACTTTCGGGTAAACTGCTAAATTAA